DNA sequence from the Tachysurus fulvidraco isolate hzauxx_2018 chromosome 1, HZAU_PFXX_2.0, whole genome shotgun sequence genome:
AGTTTAGACTCACAGAGACTTTCGGGTGATTACAGTGTTCTCTCCTTTATCTGTTAGGTCAggacaattattattattattgttgttgttactattattattattgttgttgttgttgttactcttattattgttgttgttactgtTACACACGAGATCCACAAGTGTGTTGATACGAAGATAAATGGTTCGTTTATTTCAAAAACTCAGCACAACGTGGATCAGTATAATAGTGCACTTCCGCATCTCGCGCTCTCACGCTCCTTCTAACACCTGTCTGTCGAGCTCCGGTTTattaaagacacagacacaaataagtTCAACAAagagaacatgaaaaaaaacaaccaaaacatTACAAAACCCCGAAGAAACAAATGTCATCAACAGGAATAATACAATTAGTTAACAattataagcataaaaaaaataaacaaaacattaattgaATGGGGGGGGGCGCTTATTCccttacattattattattattattattattattattattattattattattattattattattattattattattgttgttgttgttgttgttgttgttactattgttgttgttagtagTTGTTGAGTGTTGAAATAATGTTTGATGTTTAGAACAAAAACTCATACAGATACATTTTGTTCACAGAATTGAGCAAGATGTTCAAATCCAACAGAATACCACCAGTATCAAAGAAGAAAagggagaagaggaggaagaagaaaaactgTGGTAAGTGttgaaataaatcacatttttaagtatggaaaaaaatatatcaaacatAATGTGAAAGAGTGTACTCATCtttggcatttaaaaaaattgttcttGGTTTTAGTTTGTGGATCAATGATCTTACAGTTTTTAAGACATAGTTTTACATATGTCCTAAATGTTAATAAAGAGATGCTCAATGAatcattgaattgaattcatttttTCTTACAGGGAAACCTGCCCCACATGACCCAACACTCAGTGGCCCTGTTAGTAAAAGGTAAAACTCACCGTTTAAcgtaatgtttacattttataaaacatcATCAGTCCACATCATGTGCTGCTTTGGAATGAAACACAGGACCTTTAATACCtgcataaaaatgtttatgcaaaagaaattgaaaaaaattttATCGTCTGTATAATTTTTCCAATCCAACCAACACTaatgcatattattatttttttttagggcATTTACTGATGTCTTTTGCTGCATTATTTTCATTGCTGCTGTGGTTGGCTATATAATCATTGGGGGGTCAGGTAagataaaatattaaactaCTACAGCTTTCTACAATCACCCTGAACAGAACTGAGGTGCAACTGTTTTAtgtgtattaaaatattaatgatttttaatttgttttcttgaTTTTGTTCTCCAGCTTGGCTTCATGGAAACCCGCTATACATCATCTATGAGCAGAACTCTTCTGGAGGGTTCTGTGGAATCGGACCTAACGTGTAAGTCTTTCAGATACACGGGTAGCCTATAGATTTTTACAGATAGAGAAGTGAATAGCGAGTGTATTTTctattgtataaataaaaaacatcaatgaaaacaaaacaaaacaaaacgattAGAACAAAATGAtcatttgtgtttctgtatcgtTTCCTTCTCAGTGACAAAcccagtgtgttttatttcgaCGTGCTGAAGTGTGCCTCAGCAGTCAATTTAACAACAACATTCAAAGGCCCTCAGTGTCCAACAACTCAAGTAAAttttcacactttcacacattttaagctagaaaaagagaagatgtAATAGATATGCAGCTCTGCCCAGCAAGCTAAAGTTTATTACAAGCTTATGCATTTTGAATCATTCTTACATCTGTGATGAGCTACTGTAGATAACTGTAAAATATAACAAGCAAAATGATTCTTCTCTAGTGTCTCTAACCATTTCCTTTGctctgtgtgtaggtgtgtgtgaagCAGTGCCCTTCTGCATTTTGGTTTTTGCCTCCTAATGCATTCTCTACAGGGGAAAAACCAACTGACTTCTTCCAGCAGGAGTTCTGTGACCCCAGTTTGGACCTTGCCCAGACCACATTTGTGAGCAGACGTTTAGCTCTTTATAAATTTCTCTATATTCACACCTTTGTAATATTCTGCAAAAAATTGTGCTGATACAGattttaatatcatttctaCACCAGACGGTGCAAGAGATCCTGGATAAAGAGCTGTGCCCGGCATATTATACGCCAAGCAAACCAGGTATGGACCATGTATATGCTGAACAGGTGACGATCACTCACCAGTTTGTGTGCTTTGTTCTTCAatgattttctctttttctagtTAAGGGAAAATGTCTGCCCAGTTTCGATCCAGATAGTGTTCCATCAGGCTTCACTGTCCCTGGATCAACTGTGGTTAAAACTATAGTAAAGAACATAATGGATGCTACAAGGTAAccttactacacacacatacgcacactaTCAGTTGCTATCTTTGAATAAATGTCTTGTGCTGATTGAACAATTGTTTCGTGTTTGCAGTGCTCTCAGCTCAAGGTTTAATGCTAAGTCAATGAAAGTCAGGCTCATCGAGGACCTCTTCTTTTCATGGCATTGGATGTTAATGTAAGTAGATTTCATGTCAATAGCAGTGATCTCACACTTtacaaaatgtgtgtgcatttataaatttctctttctctctcagaggTCTGGTGATTGCGCTGGCGGTCAGTATGGTTCTTCTCCTGCTGATGCgatactgtgtgtctgtggtgatcGTACTTTTCATCACTGGTGTTCTGACCGTAGGAACATATGGTAGGTTTCTTATTTTCCTCAACACTGATTGTAACATACTGCTGATTTCCTCACATGAGTTCTGCAGGTGAGAAAGTCAAAAACTGATCGAATAAAGTGTCTGTCCTCTGTTATAGGTATTTACCAGTCTTACCAGGAGTACCAGAAAAACACTGATGCACAGCTCCCACTTGGTGACCTCAGTCTTCAATCCAAGATTCAAGTGAAGGATGTCTTGCTGTCTTGCTGTGAGTACTTACTGCTTCTTTATCCCAAACTGTAAAGTGACATGGAGTcagacaggcaaaaaaaaaagagttctcATCTATCATCAGCACCTGTTTGATCTGATGTGTATGTTACAGTGGTGGCTGTGTGCCTCCTGGAGTTTCTCCTGTTCATCATTTTCTTATCCTGTGTCACAAAAGGACTCAACAAGGCTTTGGCACTGATGAGGGAGTGCAGCAAGTAAGTGTACTtatgcacagaaaaaaatacaagccAGACTTTctgttatttacattaaactAATCAATCAagagtgttttttgtgttgaaGTTACGCCTTTTGGTCGTTGTTGACTTTTGCGCTCTGGCTGTGTGCAGGGCGACGGGTGTGATGTTGTCTACAATGACTTACCCATTGGTCACATTTCTACTGGTTACACTCTCTGTTTCCTTCACCGTAGTCACTAGCGTGTATCCTTTTTGTCCTCAGTGAATAAGTAATAtagataaaattataaatatctctaaaaatatttttgtattaatagTGACCGATAGATTTGACCTTGACTAATCCCTTAGAAATCTGGCAACTTCTGGATTGCCAGTATACAACAAAGTGGCCTTGCACTCAACAAATGCTGATTGTAATGCCATCACAGGCAAAGAAAAATGTGACCCAGAGGTTagtgacacacatacactccaaTCAAATGATTAGGTTCATATACAGAAAAAAGGCAAATTTGTGTCTCATGTTTTTGTGATTAATTTGTATTTTACACTCACATTGTGCACCCTGTATTCTATGTTTAGACTTTCAAACCATCAGACTACCCCAAGTGTCCTGTGCGCTGTGTTCTTGTTCAATATGATGATAAAGGTGGGGTTTTCCAAGGACATGTTAAATACCTACAGATTTATATCTctctggtgtgtttgtggtgtcttCATTTCATCAACACACTGGGCCAGTGCACTCTAGCGAAGACCTTTGGCACCTACTACTGGTCTTTGAATAAACCTCAGAATATCCCCCGATCTACTGTATCCAGAGCGTTTTTCAACATGATAAGGTATTTGAGGTACATTCCTCTCTGTTCTGAATTCTATTTTGTTCACATCCTGTTTTAACCCTATAATGTTGCTTTCTGAAGGTATCATACTGGCTCCATGGCGTTTGGTGCCGTCTTCCTCACCATGTTCCAGGTCATC
Encoded proteins:
- the LOC113634206 gene encoding choline transporter-like protein 4 isoform X1, with amino-acid sequence MFKSNRIPPVSKKKREKRRKKKNCGKPAPHDPTLSGPVSKRAFTDVFCCIIFIAAVVGYIIIGGSAWLHGNPLYIIYEQNSSGGFCGIGPNVDKPSVFYFDVLKCASAVNLTTTFKGPQCPTTQVCVKQCPSAFWFLPPNAFSTGEKPTDFFQQEFCDPSLDLAQTTFTVQEILDKELCPAYYTPSKPVKGKCLPSFDPDSVPSGFTVPGSTVVKTIVKNIMDATSALSSRFNAKSMKVRLIEDLFFSWHWMLIGLVIALAVSMVLLLLMRYCVSVVIVLFITGVLTVGTYGIYQSYQEYQKNTDAQLPLGDLSLQSKIQVKDVLLSCLVAVCLLEFLLFIIFLSCVTKGLNKALALMRECSKATGVMLSTMTYPLVTFLLVTLSVSFTVVTSVNLATSGLPVYNKVALHSTNADCNAITGKEKCDPETFKPSDYPKCPVRCVLVQYDDKGGVFQGHVKYLQIYISLVCLWCLHFINTLGQCTLAKTFGTYYWSLNKPQNIPRSTVSRAFFNMIRYHTGSMAFGAVFLTMFQVIRVVQEYLEDLRNDENRLCCLCYLLKTPLNFCFFVWDKFFKYFNRNTYVMIAIYGDNYFLSAKNTCILWAKIKDKVVEVAWVTDLLLFFGRLLVVGAISILAFCFFNGDIKVSADIYQAELMNYGWLPIIVLMVGSYFIAQGCFSVYNMGVDTFILCTMDDLERSDGTLQRPYKSKSMIHILQQQGDYCI
- the LOC113634206 gene encoding choline transporter-like protein 4 isoform X2 produces the protein MFKSNRIPPVSKKKREKRRKKKNCGKPAPHDPTLSGPVSKRAFTDVFCCIIFIAAVVGYIIIGGSAWLHGNPLYIIYEQNSSGGFCGIGPNVDKPSVFYFDVLKCASAVNLTTTFKGPQCPTTQVCVKQCPSAFWFLPPNAFSTGEKPTDFFQQEFCDPSLDLAQTTFTVQEILDKELCPAYYTPSKPVKGKCLPSFDPDSVPSGFTVPGSTVVKTIVKNIMDATSALSSRFNAKSMKVRLIEDLFFSWHWMLIGLVIALAVSMVLLLLMRYCVSVVIVLFITGVLTVGTYGIYQSYQEYQKNTDAQLPLGDLSLQSKIQVKDVLLSCLVAVCLLEFLLFIIFLSCVTKGLNKALALMRECSKATGVMLSTMTYPLVTFLLVTLSVSFTVVTSVNLATSGLPVYNKVALHSTNADCNAITGKEKCDPECTLAKTFGTYYWSLNKPQNIPRSTVSRAFFNMIRYHTGSMAFGAVFLTMFQVIRVVQEYLEDLRNDENRLCCLCYLLKTPLNFCFFVWDKFFKYFNRNTYVMIAIYGDNYFLSAKNTCILWAKIKDKVVEVAWVTDLLLFFGRLLVVGAISILAFCFFNGDIKVSADIYQAELMNYGWLPIIVLMVGSYFIAQGCFSVYNMGVDTFILCTMDDLERSDGTLQRPYKSKSMIHILQQQGDYCI